The DNA segment ATATTCGCTTGGTAACCAACTCCAATAATATTTAGTTCAATGGAAAATCCTTCAGAAACGCCTGTGATACCATTTGCAATAATTTGACGGGTTGTACCGTGGAGAGCACGATGCAGCATTTCGTCTGATGGCCGCGTTACCAAAATTTTGTCATTTTCGTATTTAACAATCATATCTGCATGAAAAGGGACATTCAAATTTCCATTGGGACCTTTGATATCAACGCTATTATCCAGAACGGTAACGTTGACACCATCTGGAATTACAATTGGCTGTTTACCTATTCGGCTCATGGTTTACCACACATTGCAAAGGATTTCACCGCCAACATTAATTTTTTTGGCGATTTTATTAGAAACAACACCTTG comes from the Candidatus Neomarinimicrobiota bacterium genome and includes:
- the rplF gene encoding 50S ribosomal protein L6; protein product: MSRIGKQPIVIPDGVNVTVLDNSVDIKGPNGNLNVPFHADMIVKYENDKILVTRPSDEMLHRALHGTTRQIIANGITGVSEGFSIELNIIGVGYQANMQGNRLVLQLGYSHDIIFDPPEGIKIEAKRTDIKVSGFMKELVGEVAAKIRSFRKPEPYKGKGIRYKDEYVRSKQGKTVGGAE